AGAGAAGCCACTGGCGGCTTAAATATATTAGCTGTGATGCCAGGTTAGCGGCATTAGCAGCTTGATTACAAAATGGTGTAATAACAGATTTCCAAGCAATTGTGTGATTTAAGGAGAATAGCTAACTCTGAAGTGTCCAGTTTAACGGGAAAAGGTCAATTACACTTAATCTAAAAAGTAGTAACAACACCATCACTACAACAATAAAGAAACTCTGACATGCAACAGCTAAAATGCTAACTGGCTTATTGGCTCTGAATATGAACAACAATCTGTTAAGCCAGCTAGGGATCTGAATAAAATACCCTACATGACGCTCTCTAATTGTTGATAAAATATATCCAATTATCCAAAAAGAAAAAATATAATATGCTAATGTTCTAACCTCATTTTCCATTCTGCACCCCTGAATTAACTTTGTTTAAGTAAGTAACTTAAAGATGTTAATACAATATCTTCAAGCAAACAAAACCGTGTACATGCTACTTCAGCCCATTTATTTCTTTAGACCAATATTTTTGCACCTCGTAAATCACGCTTTTTCGGTAATTCATCACAAATAAATCTTGACTGATATCCCCTGTTACATAATTAGGTTCTTCTTTCAAAGAAAAATAAATCCATTTCTTAAATCCCGGAGAGCGATTTGTAACACCTATTGATCCAATATCATCCCACCGCATTTTATAACTAAGGTTAGGATTTCTATATTCAACACCTTCTTTTCCGATTTGTATAGTTTGAAAAAACCAGAGCTTAACTCCTTCATATAAACAATAAATAGCTAACAAAGCAAGAAGGAGCATCAATAATCTTAGATTTTTATCGGGAGAGAAACTGAATAAACCAATAAACATTAATAAACCTATGCTCATTCCAATAGTTCCTACTACTCCTATGTAAGTTTTAGTAACATAAAATGTTTTCATGTTCATGTCTCCAAGTTTAGTTTCTGGGAATGTCCCCTAGGATGATATCTTGGCAGATGGAGAATGGATTTATAAACGCCGGTAGTATAAGAACTTATCAACACCAATAGTCAAGACAGATATTAGAAACAAAAAGCTAAAGATATATTCATAAATCTCAATAATACTGATAAGCTCTGAGACGATTCCTAATCTGAATAACATTAACAAGGTAATAGTAACAACCATGAATACTATCTGCCAGGCAACTGCTATTATAACAACTGGTTTGTTAGGTCTAATTACAAACAGGAGCCTATTAAGCCAACCCGGCATGTGTATAGATTTGAAATAACTTTCATTTAGTGTAGAAAAAACATATCCAATTAACGATGCATAAAAAATAAAATAAACTAACGTCCTAACTTCATTTGACATTTTAAAGAACCTCCTGGGCGACTGATTATACAAACATTAGTTGAAAGTAGTTTTAAAAAAGAGGCTCAACAGCATATACACAGTAACAATTATTGCCACGGGCATAGCTGTAACATATAACTTTTTCCAGTTTCCCAAATAAATAGCCATACTACCGAAGCTAATCAAAGCAAACGGCAATATTATGACAGCAATCAATAGATAGTCATTATTTAAACGTGTGCTCAGGAATACAGCGATAGAAATCCACAACAACCCCAAGATCAACCCGCCACGTAAAAACCATCTATTTCCTAGCAGCCTATCTCTTAAAGACAGCCCGGTATAGTCGCGCTTTTCATGGGGTAAGGGAAGTTCATACACGTTTACAATGTCTCCCTGCCAATACTTTCTGATTTCTTCTATTGCGCTTCTTCTATAGCCAAGCATAATAAACTCTTTCCCAATCATATCTAACATTACATACTTTACCGGTGCTGTGTCAGTCGTGAAATAAATACAAGGTGACCAACCAGGTCTACCTTTAAAGATATCACTGATACCAACCGTAACTACATCATCCCAGGACATTTCATATCTCTTAAAAAGTGTTACATATTTTACGCCACTCTCATCTATTTCTATAAAATCACTGAGAATATAAACTATTATGGAAATAGCTATTGCAATAGATATTAAAAGAAGAAGTAAACCTAAAAAGTCTCGTTCAAAATAATACAAGATCGAACACATCGATACAAAAATAAATTGCAGAATTATAAGTGGTATAAGCAAAGATGGTTTAAGTCTATAAAATTTCCTCAATGCAATCTCCCTCATTTACACTAGAAATAATAAGACCGGTAGTATGTCCCGCAGAAGCCCCTGGAGGAACCTATTGGCAACTCTGTGGAATAAAGTCAATACCATAATATGCCAATGCATCAATAATTACAACAACTCCTAGGTCTATATATTAGGCTTTGCAGAGCTTAGAAACAAAAGCGTGTAGTTGCTACTGTAGCCCATTTATTTCTTTAGACCAATATTTTTGCACCTCGTCAATCACGCTTTTTCGATAATTCATCACAAATAAATCCTGACTGATCTCTCCTGTTACATAATTAGGCTCTTCTTTTAAAGAGAAGTAAATCCATTTCTTAAATCCTGGAGAACGATTTGTAACACCTATAGATCCAATATCATCCCACCGCATTTTATAACTGAGGTTCGGGGTTCTATATTCAACACCTTCTTCGTCAAATTTCATAAATCGGAAAAAACACACATTTATTACTTCTAATACGCAATATATAAATACGAGTAAAAGCAAAAAACCTATAAGTTTATTAAAATGATAGTACACTCCTATTCCTGCAATAAATACGGGCAATAGTAACGCTGTACCCAGGATACCGACAGAAGGCTTAACCATAAGGTGCTTTTTCATTCTTAAACTCCTAGCTAAATTATTTTTGTAACCCAGCACCCCAATATGGTCGGAACTTCGTACAAATCATTGTAGAGGAACCAATTATCAGTGTCGTCACTGATGTTACAGCAGTACTCCATAGGGCTGCAATGTAGCGGTCTACTCGAGTAATTTTTGGCGAGTCTTTTATAATTTTCTTTTATACCATAATATTCCATAACGTGTTTTTTTACAATGACTACAAGTCCACTTCTGATTAGGACTCTGGTCCTATATTTAATAACTTATAGTAATTGCAGACTCATCTCGCAATGATCAAATAAAAATGGCAGACAAGGTGAGGCCCTTGTCTGCCATTTACCATTACTAATTTGTTTCGATGTGCTGTATATCGGTAATTACATCCTATAAACTTTGTCTTTCCTGGCGAAATTCTTCGGCTATTTTTGCTATCACTTTCTTTTCAATGCGGGAAACGTAGGAACGGGAAATCCCCAGGGATTTGGCGATTTCTTTTTGGGTTTTGCGGCGGCCCATGGGCAGGCCAAAGCGCATGGCCAGGACTGTGCGTTCGCGGAGTTTGAGCTTTTTGATTACTTCGTAAAGTTTGGCTTCCAGCATCTTGCGGTCTACTTCGTTTAGGACCAGTTCTTCGTCGGAACCCAGGACATCTAAAAGGGTGATTTCGTTGACTTGTGGTTTATATCTGTCTTTACCTGTGTAGCGACATTCTTAAGGTACTTTTCAGGGAGTCAAACCCGGAGCTAATTGTTTCCTTAATTTCACCCCAAAACAACCCCGACGTACCATCACTCTTATTAACCCGGTCGTTTCTGGTGTACATATAAGGATGCAGCGTTGCTTTAGGCCCACAGGATCAGGGAATGGGATATCTTGAATGATGTTTGAAGCCAAAAGAGAAAAGCCACATTCAAAACTGTGTGACCTTTCTTTTTACTATGCACATTCAAATATAATGCTATAAAGGTAATTATCTCCATTATATTTTTTGTAATGAGTAATGTACTCAAACGCCTTTTCTCTGCTATCACGAACAAAGTTTTCGCTGTGTGACTTATTTATATACCAACTGTCATATGTTGATTGGATTCCGTTTTCTATACATGTATAAACATCTCCACCGAGAATTGTGTACCCATGATTAGCTAAAAAATCAATCACCCTTAAAGCATCTTGACTTTTCCAAGCTATTTCAGATATACCCATAGACTCAAGACTTTGCCCCATACTCAATAATTCTTTTGGCAAGCAAGTATATTTCTCATTCACTAAAATACACCCTTCCTTTACCATTTATTGGGTTTGAATAGCCTATGGTTACATGTTACCATCAGGCTCAATGATATATTCAAATATGCCTTCTTTGCCTGTGTAACCCCCCGGTATTTCAACCTTTGTTCTCATTATTTTATCTCCGCCGGTTATCGGGGCAACCTTGCCATTAGCACCAAAGCCGTCTACACTTTCTGGAAACTATGATAATCCCCTTGCTTCATTTGTGCTTTGACTTTATCTGTGTACTTAATATTCTCTATAGGATTAGTCTTAGGTGCTCCCTCTTTAACACCAGCGGTAGCTCCTCTGCCACTATTCGTTGCCTGTAGTCCCCGAGCTATTGGTGCCAAATATGCTGTTCCGGCTGTTGATACCGTGGCGGCTGCGAACTGAGATGTTCGGTATGCTTCCTCATTACCTTTAAAGACTTTGTCTTTTATTAAATTGACGGAGTGTCGATTACTGCCTGAGAGCCCATGCCCTATATCCTGGCCGGCTTCCCACATATCCGAGACACCCGTTGCTGCCGTATATGTTCCGGTACCAATGGTCGTCACAGCAATCGCTTTAACCAGTAACGGGGAAGCATTGGCAATTTTTGATATGCCTGCTTCTATTTGAATGGTTAAAGAAAGAAAGGTCACATCAGCCGAAACTGTGTGACCTAAGCAAGCTAAATATTATCTATCCTTAGTGAGAAATTGGGCTTAAAACCAATGATCACATCAATTTTATTCTCTTTTCTGTTAATTCTAATTTGCTTGCCATCTGATTTCATACTCTTTACATTACTTAATTGAATATCAAAAATTATATCGTCAACATAGCTTAAGCTTACATTACATTGGTTTTCATAAACTGATAAGCTCATCACAAGTTTGAACCCTAAAGCATTGCTTAAACTGTAAATGAACATTCCAGCTTCCTTTTCTGCAATTAATATAGGCTCACTTTCAAAGAGTTCAAGCAACTCATATTCATCATATTGTATAAACATCATAAAGCCTCCTTTATTTTGGAATAACAGTTATTACATCACCAGCACTATTAACAATAACATTTACATTAGAATTTTGGTGTACAAATGTTCCAGCATCTTTTCCCGGAACCATTGTTGTATTTCTTATAGCATCTTCAACAACAATTGGAGGAACACCCCTTGGGTCTATATGCTTATTGATAAAATCGCTATATTCTTTTGAACCAGGCTTTAATCCAACAGCCTTTGCTCTCTGAACTGCCCTTGTATGCAGTTCAGCTCTTACCTCAAGTGTATTTGGTGCCATTCTTTCAAGAGCATGCCCAGAGTATTTTCTTCCATTTATTACATCGCCTCCTCTTTTCATGTTCCAACCAAAGTTAGGCGTTCCCTCTTTAACACCAGCGGTGGCCCCTCCGCCACTATTCGTTGCCTGTAGCCCTTGAGCTATTTGGCCCAAATATGCTGTTCCGGCTGTTGATACCGTGGCGGCTACGAACTGAGATGTTCGGTATGCTCCCTCATTACCTTTAAAGACTTTGTCTTTTATTAGATTGACGGAGTGCCCACTGCTGCCCGATAACCCATACCCTACATCCTGGCCGGCTTCCCACATATCCGAGACACCCGTTGCCGCCGTATATGCTCCAGTACCGATGGTCGTCACCGCAATCGCCTTAACCAGTAACTGAGAAGTACCGGCAATTGCGGCCACTAATAGCGGGGTAGCAGCACCACCTGTCAGGACGGAAGCAGCAACTCCTACAGCGACTACACCAATCGCCGTGTATATTCCTCCCGTCATTGCTTTGGATATGCCTGCTTCTATCCTGTCCCGATTGATATTATCTACAAATGTTCTGCCTGACTCTAAAGCTTGCGTCCCTCTGTCGGCAGCAGCCCGAACAAGGTCTCTTCCTCTGGATGCCGCTTTTTGCGAAGACTGCCTTAGCTTCGACTCCGCTGTGGCAACACCCTTCTTTACGGTCTGTGTTAATGACTGATACGTCTCCTTAGCCGTTTGCACTGCTTCGCCGGCTCTCTTTGTTACAGTCGATGCTACATTCTGTAAACCCTGGACAATTCTTTGTCCAGCACCCTTAATTTCACCCCAGAATAACCCCGACGGGTCAATCTTATTAACCGGGTCGTTTCTGGTGTACATATAAGGATGCAGAGTGGTGGGGTCATCCAAATAACCCTTAAAGGGGTCTTTTTGCAGGAAGACACCTGTTGCTGGGTCATAGAAGCGGGCCCCCCATGTGTAACAGGCCTGCATCCGGGTCGTGTTCCACCCCATACTTTCCTACATATGTACGCTGTTCATTAGTAGTACCGGTACGGTTAATTACTGCACCCCAGGGGTCATAAGCCAGCGTATCGGTTAACTCTGCCAGTGCATCTGCTATAGCGCCCAGGTTACCTTGGGCATCATGGTAATAATATGCTTCGCTGCCGTCTGCTGAAATCCTGTTTAAGAGCCCCTCAAGACCGGCAGTATATTTCACTACGCTTGCAAAATCGGAGGTGGTGCTCTCCATAATAACGGTAGCGCCGTCATAGAGGTAATACAGTTCTCCGGAGAGAGTACTTGTCCGGCTTACTTTTCTGCCGTCGCCGTCATAGGTGTAGGCTACTTCTGCGGTGGGGGTGATGATGCCGGTCATGCGGTTTTGGAAGTCGTGACCTGTACCCGAATTGCTGGACACACATGAGTTAGGTATAATAACCATGTGGAGGAGATAAAAATGTCAAGCAATGCAAACCGGTACAGTGAAGAATTTAAGAAGGATGCCATTAAGCTCGTTCAGGAAGGTGGCAGATCCGTTAATGGTGTCGCAAAGGACCTGGGGATAAACGCTCAGACATTACGGAATTGGCTTAAAGAAGAGAAAAAGCGGCAGAATCCTGAAAGTGCGAGGATCCTTGAGCTCGAGGCCCAGCTAAGAGCTGAGAAGCGCAGAAGCGGTGAACTTGAAGAGGCTGTCGACATTTTAAAAAAGGCT
The sequence above is a segment of the Dethiobacter alkaliphilus AHT 1 genome. Coding sequences within it:
- a CDS encoding sigma-70 family RNA polymerase sigma factor; the encoded protein is MTLLDVLGSDEELVLNEVDRKMLEAKLYEVIKKLKLRERTVLAMRFGLPMGRRKTQKEIAKSLGISRSYVSRIEKKVIAKIAEEFRQERQSL
- the imm40 gene encoding Imm40 family immunity protein, which produces MNEKYTCLPKELLSMGQSLESMGISEIAWKSQDALRVIDFLANHGYTILGGDVYTCIENGIQSTYDSWYINKSHSENFVRDSREKAFEYITHYKKYNGDNYLYSIIFECA
- a CDS encoding RHS repeat-associated core domain-containing protein; its protein translation is MGWNTTRMQACYTWGARFYDPATGVFLQKDPFKGYLDDPTTLHPYMYTRNDPVNKIDPSGLFWGEIKGAGQRIVQGLQNVASTVTKRAGEAVQTAKETYQSLTQTVKKGVATAESKLRQSSQKAASRGRDLVRAAADRGTQALESGRTFVDNINRDRIEAGISKAMTGGIYTAIGVVAVGVAASVLTGGAATPLLVAAIAGTSQLLVKAIAVTTIGTGAYTAATGVSDMWEAGQDVGYGLSGSSGHSVNLIKDKVFKGNEGAYRTSQFVAATVSTAGTAYLGQIAQGLQATNSGGGATAGVKEGTPNFGWNMKRGGDVINGRKYSGHALERMAPNTLEVRAELHTRAVQRAKAVGLKPGSKEYSDFINKHIDPRGVPPIVVEDAIRNTTMVPGKDAGTFVHQNSNVNVIVNSAGDVITVIPK